In Tursiops truncatus isolate mTurTru1 chromosome 9, mTurTru1.mat.Y, whole genome shotgun sequence, a single genomic region encodes these proteins:
- the TEX47 gene encoding testis-expressed protein 47, producing the protein MSFSARTRKTNKKNLPLECLLMPQVPRSNYLHFQEEKQKLQLKKFLLHRMFLVARVTANIEKKDIAEYYEQLFQSILKHHPGEAVTGLLLIYPNSIVHILESSNGTLYQILLDYLSHEKDETEFFIQGMKIIVTVHNIPTRLFMQWHVSVIKAPVMYLDDVTQSLSLQEVMTEFLIQTHKLVLHLFKTVKVGTKGPGDNLHQVAPELLLPEQIIKYICNSAELMDPETFINMYNKPIHVTLDSEVVWPTPSSF; encoded by the coding sequence ATGTCCTTCTCAGCCCGTACCCGAAAGACCAACAAAAAGAATCTTCCACTGGAATGTCTTCTAATGCCACAAGTTCCACGTAGTAATTACTTgcattttcaggaagaaaagcaaaaactacaACTAAAGAAATTCCTTCTTCATAGGATGTTCCTAGTGGCCAGGGTAACagcaaacatagaaaaaaaagatattgctgaatactatgaacaattgtttCAGTCAATTTTGAAACATCACCCAGGAGAAGCAGTGACAGGATTATTGCTCATATATCCTAATTCCATTGTGCATATCCTGGAGTCCTCCAATGGTACTCTTTACCAAATTCTTTTGGATTATCTTAGCCATGAAAAGGATGAAACAGAATTTTTTATCCAAGGAATGAAAATTATAGTCACAGTACACAATATACCAACAAGGCTCTTTATGCAATGGCATGTTTCAGTAATAAAAGCGCCAGTTATGTATCTTGATGATGTGACACAGTCACTGTCCCTACAAGAGGTCATGACAGAATTTCTCATCCAAACCCATAAACTAGTACTCCATCTTTTTAAGACTGTGAAAGTGGGCACTAAAGGACCAGGCGATAATTTGCACCAAGTTGCACCTGAATTACTCCTTCCAGAACAAATAATAAAGTACATATGCAATTCTGCAGAATTAATGGACCCAGAAACTTTCATAAACATGTATAATAAACCCATACATGTCACCTTGGATTCTGAGGTGGTATGGCCCACTCCTTCCAGCTTCTAG